CGGTGTAAGGCAGCCGTCAGGCTGTCTGCTTGGCCGCAGCGACCTGCGCCGCCACTTCGGCCGCGAAGTCGTCCACCTTCTTCTCGATGCCTTCGCCGACCACGTACAGGGTGAAGCCCTTCACCTGGGTGCCCTTTTCCTTGAGCATCTGCTCCACGGTCTGCTTGTCGTTCTTCACGAAGGGCTGGTTGAACAGCGAGACTTCCTTCAGGTACTTCTGCACCGAGCCTTCGATCATCTTCTGGGCGATGTCGGCGGGCTTGCCCGATTCGGCGGCCTTGGCGGTGGCCACCGAGCGCTCCTTGTTGATGAGCTCGGCCGGCACGTCGGCGCTGGTCAGCGCCACCGGCTTCATCGCAGCCACGTGCATGGCCACGTCCTTGGCGGACACTTCGTCGCCGTCGAATTCGACCACCACGCCGATGCGGGTGCCGTGCAGGTAGGAAGCCAGCTTGCTGCCGCCGCTGAAGCGCTTGAAGCGGCGGAAGCTCATGTTCTCGCCGATCTTGCCGATCAGGCCCTTGCGCACGTCTTCCAGCGTCGGGCCGAAGCCGTCCTGCGAGTAGGGCAGCGCGGACAGCGCGGCGATGTCGGCCGGGTTGTTCTTCGCCACCAGCTCGGCGGCCGCCTTGGCCAAGGCCAGGAAGCTGTCGTTCTTGGTCACGAAGTCGGTTTCGCAGTTGGTCTCGAGCAGCGCGCCGGTCGTGCCGTCGATGAACGCCGACACCACGCCTTCGGCGGTGATGCGGGCGGCCGCCTTGCCGGCCTTGTTGCCCAGCTTGACGCGCAGGAGCTCCTCGGCCTTCTCCATGTTGCCTTCGGCCTCGGTGAGCGCCTTCTTGCACTCCATCATGGGGGCGTCGGTCTTGGCGCGCAGTTCGGCGACCATGCTTGCGGTGATTGCAGCCATTTGTCTCAACCTTTCAAAAAATCGATGGTCAAAGGGGGCCCGAAAGCCCCCTTGTTCTCAATGTGCCGGGGTGGCGGGGTCAGGCAGCGCCTTCCTTCACTTCCACGAATTCGTCGCCGCCTTCGGAGACGGCGCGCACCACGTCGGCCGCGGCGTTGGCACGGCCCTCCAGGACCGCGTCGGCGATGCCGCGCGCGTACAGCGTCACGGCCTTGGACGAGTCATCGTTGCCGGGGATCACGTAGTCGATGCCCTCGGGCGAGTGGTTGGAGTCGACCACGCCCACCAGCGGGATGCCCAGCTTCTTGGCTTCGGAGACGGCGATCTTGTGGAAGCCGACGTCGATCACGAAGATCGCATCCGGCAGGCTGTTCATGTCCTGGATGCCGCCGATGTCCTTCTCGAGTTTTTCCATCTCGCGCTGGAACATGAGCTGCTCTTTCTTGCTCATGGATTCCAGGCCGGCTTCCTGCTGCGCCTTCATGTCCTTCAGGCGCTTGATCGAGGTCTTGACCGTCTTGAAATTGGTCAGCATGCCGCCCAGCCAGCGCTGGTCGACGAAGTGCACGCCGGCGCGGCGCGCCTCGGTCGCGACGATCTCGCGGGCTTGGCGCTTGGTGCCGACCATGAGGATGGTGCCGCGGTTGGACGACAGCTGGCGCACGAACTTCATCGCGTCCTCGAACATCGGGAGCGACTTCTCGAGGTTGATGATGTGGATCTTGTTGCGATGGCCGAAGATAAAGGGGGCCATCTTGGGGTTCCAGAAGCGGGTCTGGTGTCCGAAATGGACACCGGCTTCCAGCATTTCGCGCATGGTCACGGACATGTATGTTCCTGAAGGTTGGGTCTAAAATCCAGCCCGAAATTGCCGTGCCTGCAAAGGCCGCAGCAACACCTAGGTGGGCTGGATTCGCGTTTCGTCTTGCGCTCTAGGAAAAGCCCTCAAAGGCTCCACCCGGCAAAACCCAAGGATTCTAGCACGTGCCCCTGTCGCCGCCCTCCCGCCCCGACCTGCACACCACCCGCGAGGCGCTGCGCCGGGGCGCCGGCAGCGCGGCCGCCGAGCTGGAGCTTTCCATCGATATCGCCCGCTCGGCCGCCTGCGAGCACGCTTTCCTGAAGACCGGCTTCGACGAGGCGCGCCGCCTGGCGGCGGACCCCGCCACCGTGGCCTCGCCATTGATGGGCTTGGCGGTGTCGGTGAAGGACCTGTTCGATGTGCGCGGCGAGACCACCGCCGCCGGCTCGCTGGTGCTGGCCGGTGCGGCGCCGGCGGCGCAGGACTGCCCCCCGGTTGCGCGCCTGCATGCCGCCGGCGCCGGCCTGCTGGGCCGCACCAACATGAGCGAGTTCGCCTTCTCCGGCGTGGGCATCAATCCCCATTTCGGCACCCCGGCCAACCCGGCCGACCCGACGGTGCCGCGAATTCCCGGCGGCTCCTCCTCCGGCGCGGCCGTCTCGGTCGCCACCGGAGCCGCCTTCATCGGCCTGGGCTCCGACACCAACGGCTCGATCCGCATCCCGGCAGCCCTGTGCGGCATCGTGGGTTTCAAGAACACGGCGCGGCGGGTGCCCACCGAAGGCGCCCTGCCCCTTTCCACCACGCTGGACACCGTGTGCGCCATGACGCGCTCGGTACGCGATGCGATCCTGGCGCACGAAATCCTGGCGGACCGCAAGGTCCCCCTCAGCGACGTGCCGCTGGCCGGCTTGCGGCTGGCGGTGGCGCGGGCCTGGATGCTCGACGGCCTGGAGGCCCCGGTGGCACTCGCCTTCGATCGCGCGCTGGCGGCCTTGCGCGATGCCGGGGCCCGCGTGGAGGAAATCGAGCTTGCGCCCATGCGGGACCTCGGCGCCATCCTGGCCCGGGGCACTTTCGCGGGAGCCGAGAGCTACGCCTGGCACCGGGACCTGCTCGCCAAGGCCGGCGACCGGTACGACCCGCGCGTTCGATTTCGCATCGAGCAGAACGCCAACATGAAGGCGTACGAGTACGTCGACCTGCTCCAGGCGCGGCGCCAGTGGATCGCCCGCATCACCGCCGGGATCGAAGGCTTCGACGCGGTGCTTTCGCCCACCGTGCCCATCGTGGCGCCGCCTTTGGCGCAGGTGGCGCCCGGCGCGGAACGGGACGCGGAGTTCTTCCGTGTCAACACGCTGTTGCTTCGCAACACCAGTGTCGTGAACATGCTCGATGGCTGCGCGATTTCCATTCCCTGCCACACCCCCGGTGAGCTGCCGGTGGGCCTCATGATCTGGCAAAGTGCGATGCGGGACGACACGGTCCTGAACGTTGCGCGGCAGGCCGAAGCAGCACTGGCAGAAAAACACAGGTAATCCATGATCAATTGGGAGGGGCGGCGATGAGGGTCGCCGTCATCGGCGCCGGCATCATCGGCGTCACCACGGCCTTCGA
Above is a window of Ramlibacter tataouinensis DNA encoding:
- the rpsB gene encoding 30S ribosomal protein S2 — protein: MSVTMREMLEAGVHFGHQTRFWNPKMAPFIFGHRNKIHIINLEKSLPMFEDAMKFVRQLSSNRGTILMVGTKRQAREIVATEARRAGVHFVDQRWLGGMLTNFKTVKTSIKRLKDMKAQQEAGLESMSKKEQLMFQREMEKLEKDIGGIQDMNSLPDAIFVIDVGFHKIAVSEAKKLGIPLVGVVDSNHSPEGIDYVIPGNDDSSKAVTLYARGIADAVLEGRANAAADVVRAVSEGGDEFVEVKEGAA
- the tsf gene encoding translation elongation factor Ts, which gives rise to MAAITASMVAELRAKTDAPMMECKKALTEAEGNMEKAEELLRVKLGNKAGKAAARITAEGVVSAFIDGTTGALLETNCETDFVTKNDSFLALAKAAAELVAKNNPADIAALSALPYSQDGFGPTLEDVRKGLIGKIGENMSFRRFKRFSGGSKLASYLHGTRIGVVVEFDGDEVSAKDVAMHVAAMKPVALTSADVPAELINKERSVATAKAAESGKPADIAQKMIEGSVQKYLKEVSLFNQPFVKNDKQTVEQMLKEKGTQVKGFTLYVVGEGIEKKVDDFAAEVAAQVAAAKQTA
- a CDS encoding amidase; this translates as MSPPSRPDLHTTREALRRGAGSAAAELELSIDIARSAACEHAFLKTGFDEARRLAADPATVASPLMGLAVSVKDLFDVRGETTAAGSLVLAGAAPAAQDCPPVARLHAAGAGLLGRTNMSEFAFSGVGINPHFGTPANPADPTVPRIPGGSSSGAAVSVATGAAFIGLGSDTNGSIRIPAALCGIVGFKNTARRVPTEGALPLSTTLDTVCAMTRSVRDAILAHEILADRKVPLSDVPLAGLRLAVARAWMLDGLEAPVALAFDRALAALRDAGARVEEIELAPMRDLGAILARGTFAGAESYAWHRDLLAKAGDRYDPRVRFRIEQNANMKAYEYVDLLQARRQWIARITAGIEGFDAVLSPTVPIVAPPLAQVAPGAERDAEFFRVNTLLLRNTSVVNMLDGCAISIPCHTPGELPVGLMIWQSAMRDDTVLNVARQAEAALAEKHR